The genome window GGCGGGCGATCGTCCACGAAGACGGCGATCGAGACGATCCGATCGCCCTCGCCGGGCTTCATGACGGTCACCCCTCGCGACGCACGACGGTAGCGGTTCACGCTGCTGACCTCGGTGCGCAGGATCGTCCCCTCCTCGGTGATCAGCATCAGCTCCTCGTCCTCGCGGCCCACGACGCGCACGGCCGCCACTTTGCCCGTATCGGCGTTCAGTGAGTTGGCGATCACCCCACCGGTGGCGCGATGCTTGACCGGGAAGTCGTCGAGCATGGTGCGCTTGCCGTAGCCCTGCTCGGTGACCACCAGCAGCTCGGCGGAGGGAGCGACCACCTCCATGCCGATCACTTCGTCGTCGCCGCGCAGCCGGATCCCGGTCACGCCACGGGTGTCGCGCCCCATCGGCCTGACCTCCGTCTCGTGGAAGCGGGCGGCCTGTCCGTTGCGGGTGGCGAGGATGATGTCGTTCTCCCCATCGGTGAGCCCCACCCAGCGCAGCTCGTCGCCCTCCACCAGGCTGATGGCGATGAGCCCGTTGCTGCGGATCTTGGCGTACTCGGCCAGCGAGGTCTTCTTGATCATCCCGCCGCGAGTGGCCATCGCCATGTAGTGATCGGCCTCGAACTGGGGGATGGTGATGATGGCGCTGACGTACTCGCCCTGGTCGACCATCACGCCGGGCAGGTTGATGATCGGCAGCCCCTTCGCCTGGCGGCTCGCCTCGGGAAGGGTGTGAACCTTGGTGATGAAGACGCGCCCGCGGTTGGTGAAGAAGAGGATGTTGTCGTGGGTGTTCGCCACCATGAGGTGCCTCACGGCGTCCTCTTCGCGGGTGATCATGGCCAGCTTCCCCTTGCCGCCGCGGCGCTGGGAGCGGAAGGTGCCGATCTGCTGGCGCTTGATGTAGCCGCGCTGCGAGAGGGTGACGACGACGTCCTCGGCGGCCACCAGGTCCTCTGCGGTCAGCTCCCGGTTGGCATCCGACTCGATCCGTGTCTTGCGGTCGTCCCCGTACTTGCGGATCAGCTCCTCGAGCTCGTCGCGGATCGCGGTGAGGACCTTGCGCGGGTTGGCGAGCAGGTCCTCGAGCTCCGCGATCAAGCGGATCACGCTTTCGTACTCGTCCTCGATCTTCTTGCGCTCGAGGGCGGCCAGCCGGCGCAGCTGCATCTCGAGGATGGCGTTGGCCTGCGCCTCGCTGAGCTTGAATCGCTGCACCAGCGCCGATCGCGCGGCATCGGTGTCGGCTGAGGCTCGGATCGTCTTGATCACCTCGTCGAGGTTGTCGAGCGCGATCTTCAGGCCCTCGAGGATGTGCGCCCGCTCGCGGGCGCGGGCAAGGTCGAACTCGGTCCGGCGCCGGACGATCTCGCGCCGATAGGCGATGTAGTGCTCGAGCATCCGCTTCAGGCCGAGCGTCTGCGGCTGCCCGTCCACCAGCGCCAGCACGTTGGCGCTGAAGCTCGTCTGCAGCGCGGTGTGCTTGAAGAGCTGCTGCATCACGGTATGCGGTGACCCGTCACGCTTGATCTCGACGACGATGCGCATCCCCGTCCTGTCGCTTTCGTCGCGAATGTCGCTGACGTCGGTGATCCGCTTCCCGCTGACCAACTCGGCCATCTTCTCGATCAGGGTCGTCTTGTTGACCTGGTACGGGAGCTCTGTGATGACCACCGAGATGCGTCCGCGAGCGTCCTCCTCGAAGGCGACCTGGCCGCGGATCACCACCCGCCCACGCCCGGTGGCGTACATGTGGCGGATGACGTCGACCCGCTCCTTCTCGCCGGTGAGGCTGTTGCGCTGGTCCTCGACGCGGAAGATCGTGCCGCCCGTGGGGAAGTCCGGCCCATGCACGATCTCGCACAGGTCGTCGACGGTGATGTCGGGATTGTCGATCAGCTCGATCACCGCGCGGCAGATCTCGGTCAGGTTGTGCGGCGGGATGTTGGTCGCCATCCCGACCGCGATCCCGGAGCTCCCGTTGATCAGCAGGTTGGGCAGCCGCGCGGGAAGGACCGTCGGCTCACGAAGGCGGCCGTCGTAGTTGTCGACGAAGTCGACCGTCTCCTTCTCGATGTCGGCCAGCATCTCGTCGCTGATCGCGGTCAGGCGAGCCTCGGTGTAGCGATAGGCGGCCGCCGGGTCGCCGTCGATCGACCCGAAGTTGCCCTGGCCGTCGACCAGTGGGTAGCGGAGGCTGAAGTCCTGCGCCATGCGCACGAGGGCGTCGTACAGCGCCACGTCGCCGTGCGGGTGATACTTGGCGAGCGCGTCACCCACGACCCCCGCGCACTTGCGATAGGCCGATGTCGAGCGAAGGCCCATCTCGTGCATCGTGTACAGGATTCGGCGATGCACCGGCTTGAGCCCGTCGCGGACGTCGGGCAGCGCCCGCGCGACGATGACGCTCATCGCGTAGTCGATGTAGGCCGATCGCATCTCGTCCTCGATCGAGACACGCCGCACGGCGTCGGTCCGGTCTGAATCCATCGGCTCGGCTACTCCTGTTCGCCTGTCGCTTTTGTCGCCGTCGTCATTCGCGGCGAGCCCCGGCCGCGGTCACATCGGCGGGCATGCCATATCGGGTCTTGAGCTCGGCCTTGACGGACGGGCTCGCTCCCAGGAAGCGGCCGTGGCCCTCGGCGATCAGGCGGCCGTCCGACCCTCGAACCTCGCCGCTGACCTGGTAGATCCGGCGCCGCCGCTCGGTCACCCAGCCGCGCGCGGTGAGGGGCTCGCCCGGGTTCGCGGGCGAGCGATAACGGACCGAGATCTCGGCCGTGACCGCCCATGAGTCGAAGCTGGACGGTGCCCAGGCCATCACCTCGTCGAGCAGGGTCGCCAGCAGCCCGCCGTGGACCTTCTCCTCCCACCCGACATAGTTCGGGCCTGGAGTCCACGTGGTGCTGGCCGTGCCCTCGCCAAGCTCGATCGCCAGGTGCATGCCGATCTGATTCGTGCCGCCACACGCGAAGCAGTTGTGGTCTGCGAACGCGTAGCGTCGGCCGTCGGTGCCCTCGATCAGCCGGCTGCTGCCGATCGTTGCCGCCTTGCCGTTCGCCGTGCTCACCAGCGGTCATCCTCATCGTCCCAGAAGCTCTCGGCGCCGAACTCGTCGGTGCGCGATGGTCGGAGGCAATGGGCGGCGATGGCCAGCGCGAAGGCGTGGCTGACCGCATATCCATCGCGCAGGAAGTTGACGGCGTCGCGGCGCTCCCCCACGCCGTTCGCCTCGAGCAGGGCGCACCAGTCCTCGAGCTTGCGGCCGGTCTTTCCCTCGACCTGGCGAATGTCGGCAACGTGTCGGCTTGGCATGGTTCTGGCATCGGCTCCGTCTAGAAGTCCAGGTTGCGCACCTTGCGGGCTTCACCGCGAATGAAGTCGCGGCGCGGCTCCACGCGCTCTCCCATGAGCGTGCTGAACACGTCATCCGCATCGGCCGCCTCGCGCACGGTGATCTGCAGCAGGGTGCGGGTGTCGGGGTTCATCGTCGTCTCCCACAGCTGCTCGGGGTTCATCTCGCCGAGCCCCTTGAAGCGCTGCACGCTGATGTTCTTTGTCTTCCCCTCGCGCGACAGGTCCTTGATCGCCTGGTCGCGCGACTTCTCGTCCTTGGCGTAGCGGGTGACCTTGCCGGTGCTCACCCGGTAGAGGGGTGGCTGGCACAGGTACAGGTAGCCCTGCTCGATCACGTCCGGCATGTGCCGGAAGAAGAAGGTGAGCAGGAGGGTGCTGATGTGGGCGCCGTCGACATCCGCATCCGAGAGGAGGCAGATCTTGTGATAGCGGAGCTTGGCGATGTCGAACTGGTCGCCGATCCCGGCGCCGAGGGCGATGATCAGCGGGCGGATGTTCTCGCTCGACAGCACCCGATCCAGGCGTGCCTTCTCGACGTTCAGCAGCTTGCCGCGCAACGGAAGGACCGCCTGTGTTCGCCGATCCCGCCCCTGCTTGGCAGAGCCACCGGCGGAGTCGCCCTCGACGATGTACAGCTCGCTGCGGGCGGGGTCGCGTTCCTGGCAGTCGGCGAGCTTGCCGGGGAGCGCCATCCCGTCCAGGGCCCCCTTGCGGATGACGAGATCCCGTGCCTTGCGGGCCGCCTCTCGCGCACGCGCCGCCGTCACTGATTTCTCGATGATCCGCCGCCCGTCTGCCGGGTTCTCCTCGAGGTGCTGGATGATCCCGTCGGTGACCGCCGCCTGCACCGCGCCCTTCACATCGGCGTTGCCTAGCTTCGCCTTGGTCTGACCCTCGAACTGCGGGTCGGTGAGCTTGACGCTGATGACCGCGGTGAGGCCCTCTCGGACGTCCTCCCCGCTCAGGTTGGCATCCTTCTCCGACAGGACGCCGGCCTTGTGCGCCCAGTCGTTGAGTGAGGAGGTGAGCGCGGCGCGGAAGCCGGTGACGTGCGTGCCCCCGTCGACCGTGTGGATATTGTTCGCGAAGGCCAGCACTGTCTCCGCGAAGCCGTCGTTGTACTGGAGGGCGACCTCGACGCTGGTGGTGCCCACCATCCGCTCGACGTGGATCGGTCGCTGGTTGAGCACGTCGCGGCGCCGATTCAGGTGCCGCACGAAGCTCGTGACGCCGCCCTCGAAGTAGAAGTTCTTCTCGCGGTCGATGCGCTCGTCCCGCAGGCAGATCCAGAGCCCCTTGTTCAGGTACGCGGACTCTCGCAGCCGCGTCGCGATGAGATCCCAGCTGAAATCCATCGTGTCGAAGACCTCAGGATCCGGCTGGAAGAAGGTGCGCGTGCCGTGCTGTCGTTGCTTGGCCATGACGAGGCCGCGATTCGCCTCCGCTGCGCCGCCCTGCTGGCGGACGGGACCCTTCGGCGCGCCGCGGCTGTACTCCTGCGTCCAGCGCTTCCCGTCGCGGAGCACCTCGACCCGCATCGCGGAGGAGAGCGCGTTGACCACGCTGACGCCGACCCCGTGCAGTCCCCCGGCGACCTTGTAGCCTCCCCCACCGAACTTGCCGCCGGCGTGCAGCACTGTATGCACGACCTCGAGCGCATCCTTTCCCGAGGTGTGCTTCCCGACCGGGATGCCACGGCCGTCGTCGACGACCTCGACCCTGCCGTCATCGTGGATGGTCACGTCGATGCGCGTGGCGACATTCGCCATCGCCTCGTCGAT of Chloroflexota bacterium contains these proteins:
- the gyrA gene encoding DNA gyrase subunit A, whose protein sequence is MDSDRTDAVRRVSIEDEMRSAYIDYAMSVIVARALPDVRDGLKPVHRRILYTMHEMGLRSTSAYRKCAGVVGDALAKYHPHGDVALYDALVRMAQDFSLRYPLVDGQGNFGSIDGDPAAAYRYTEARLTAISDEMLADIEKETVDFVDNYDGRLREPTVLPARLPNLLINGSSGIAVGMATNIPPHNLTEICRAVIELIDNPDITVDDLCEIVHGPDFPTGGTIFRVEDQRNSLTGEKERVDVIRHMYATGRGRVVIRGQVAFEEDARGRISVVITELPYQVNKTTLIEKMAELVSGKRITDVSDIRDESDRTGMRIVVEIKRDGSPHTVMQQLFKHTALQTSFSANVLALVDGQPQTLGLKRMLEHYIAYRREIVRRRTEFDLARARERAHILEGLKIALDNLDEVIKTIRASADTDAARSALVQRFKLSEAQANAILEMQLRRLAALERKKIEDEYESVIRLIAELEDLLANPRKVLTAIRDELEELIRKYGDDRKTRIESDANRELTAEDLVAAEDVVVTLSQRGYIKRQQIGTFRSQRRGGKGKLAMITREEDAVRHLMVANTHDNILFFTNRGRVFITKVHTLPEASRQAKGLPIINLPGVMVDQGEYVSAIITIPQFEADHYMAMATRGGMIKKTSLAEYAKIRSNGLIAISLVEGDELRWVGLTDGENDIILATRNGQAARFHETEVRPMGRDTRGVTGIRLRGDDEVIGMEVVAPSAELLVVTEQGYGKRTMLDDFPVKHRATGGVIANSLNADTGKVAAVRVVGREDEELMLITEEGTILRTEVSSVNRYRRASRGVTVMKPGEGDRIVSIAVFVDDRPPVVDEDAETEG
- a CDS encoding PaaI family thioesterase produces the protein MSTANGKAATIGSSRLIEGTDGRRYAFADHNCFACGGTNQIGMHLAIELGEGTASTTWTPGPNYVGWEEKVHGGLLATLLDEVMAWAPSSFDSWAVTAEISVRYRSPANPGEPLTARGWVTERRRRIYQVSGEVRGSDGRLIAEGHGRFLGASPSVKAELKTRYGMPADVTAAGARRE
- a CDS encoding DUF4287 domain-containing protein, encoding MPSRHVADIRQVEGKTGRKLEDWCALLEANGVGERRDAVNFLRDGYAVSHAFALAIAAHCLRPSRTDEFGAESFWDDEDDRW
- the gyrB gene encoding DNA topoisomerase (ATP-hydrolyzing) subunit B translates to MSDYTAANIQVLEGLTAVRKRPGMYIGSTDQRGLHQLVWEVVDNSIDEAMANVATRIDVTIHDDGRVEVVDDGRGIPVGKHTSGKDALEVVHTVLHAGGKFGGGGYKVAGGLHGVGVSVVNALSSAMRVEVLRDGKRWTQEYSRGAPKGPVRQQGGAAEANRGLVMAKQRQHGTRTFFQPDPEVFDTMDFSWDLIATRLRESAYLNKGLWICLRDERIDREKNFYFEGGVTSFVRHLNRRRDVLNQRPIHVERMVGTTSVEVALQYNDGFAETVLAFANNIHTVDGGTHVTGFRAALTSSLNDWAHKAGVLSEKDANLSGEDVREGLTAVISVKLTDPQFEGQTKAKLGNADVKGAVQAAVTDGIIQHLEENPADGRRIIEKSVTAARAREAARKARDLVIRKGALDGMALPGKLADCQERDPARSELYIVEGDSAGGSAKQGRDRRTQAVLPLRGKLLNVEKARLDRVLSSENIRPLIIALGAGIGDQFDIAKLRYHKICLLSDADVDGAHISTLLLTFFFRHMPDVIEQGYLYLCQPPLYRVSTGKVTRYAKDEKSRDQAIKDLSREGKTKNISVQRFKGLGEMNPEQLWETTMNPDTRTLLQITVREAADADDVFSTLMGERVEPRRDFIRGEARKVRNLDF